One Granulicella sp. 5B5 DNA window includes the following coding sequences:
- a CDS encoding carboxypeptidase regulatory-like domain-containing protein, with product MDKVEAATHGALSGAVRDPSGAAIAGAALTLINVAQKVTYYAASDASGLYSFEGIPVGRYDLIAHANGFTTQRLANLMVDTDAAIRLDMTLAISATGEAITVTSNSYAMVELSATHLGEVVSSAQMNALPLNGRSYTDLLSIQPGVAPVSTLLPSSVIMAGVTGSIDPSGDLNPGNLSINGQRESSNGFLVDGIDVQEHMNGGTSIIPDLDSIEQFRVLTSSFDPQYGNYDGGVVTVITKSGADSFHGDAFEYFRNTALDARGYFDPVRSAFNQNQFGGTIGGPIKRDHIFFFVDYQGTRTTQGISTGNITVPTLAERSGDFSEDASSFLTSFTTSAGHTVNVPTTVGGPYFASQVLTPALGYSVTANEPYYFAQGEARSDDPSSVYASNCTSTTQCVFPNLVIPPTAWAAPARNLLQYIPSPNVSASQFSTSSYSQTVRDDKGSVRIDANTRAGQLSGYYFVDDYTLDNPYPGSVAGASIPGFDALYLGRAQLFALSDTKILGINTVDESHIGYLRNANVIGQPHGGLGVSLASQGFSSGADGIYVQAPEFEGVENITFPSFVMGVPITNLTQVNNSFYASSNLTRSVGSHTLNFGAQFHMDQVNEHPNATFNGTFNIDGTETGSPYADFLLGVASNFTQSSGQPFYLRNRYLGAYVQDNWRATSDLTMNVGLRWDVVMPWWEKYNQLQTWVAGSQSTLYPGAPEGLVVAGDPGIARTIAPTRWNNVAPRLGFAWSPTFDNGVGRALLGARDKSSFRVSYGLFYTAFPGLAAGIMYSVPPFGYNYLSPGPPLLAAPFITAATGYNNGQRFPFDFPSHHVSAMHPGTNVNWSNFLPLSADPFFDRRNRAAYLSNYMFSFQRQFWDDLLWTVSYVGNQGHRELALVSANPGNASLCLSLASDGCGPFGEDANYASVNGTAIYGTRVGQNDGTMLGQGENYGENTADSSIANSNYNALQTTLRYEQHGSQFLLSYAYAKSIDQGSNLGEQLNPLDARQSRALSAWDMKHDFVASFSLRLPPRPEGRRWHDFVWGWSLSGAVRLATGLPVTLYDNSDNSLLGTLGNGANNYLLDTPEYRHGPLGVNTNGRNGKAAFNTTLFSEESFGELGNAKRRIFHGPGIENVDLALHDQLPLRDGGVIELRLESFNAFNHAQFDGPASVDGQIEDPGFGHIVSAVAPRLIQIAAKYTF from the coding sequence ATGGACAAGGTGGAGGCGGCCACACATGGAGCCTTGAGCGGCGCCGTGCGAGATCCATCCGGTGCCGCAATTGCGGGCGCTGCACTTACGTTGATCAACGTGGCGCAAAAGGTCACCTACTATGCAGCATCCGACGCCTCAGGTCTTTATTCGTTCGAGGGCATCCCGGTAGGTCGCTATGACCTCATCGCTCATGCGAATGGATTTACCACGCAACGTCTAGCGAACCTTATGGTCGACACCGATGCGGCGATTCGGCTGGATATGACCCTTGCGATCAGTGCGACTGGAGAAGCGATCACGGTGACAAGCAATTCATACGCGATGGTCGAGCTATCAGCTACCCATCTGGGGGAGGTGGTATCCAGCGCGCAAATGAATGCATTGCCACTGAACGGCCGCAGCTATACAGATTTGCTATCAATACAACCGGGCGTTGCTCCCGTATCCACGTTGCTTCCGAGTTCTGTGATTATGGCGGGCGTAACGGGCAGCATTGATCCCTCTGGCGACCTCAATCCAGGTAATCTCTCCATCAATGGCCAACGCGAGTCTTCAAATGGTTTCCTGGTGGATGGCATAGATGTCCAGGAACATATGAACGGCGGGACTTCGATCATCCCCGATCTCGATTCCATAGAGCAATTTCGTGTTCTGACCAGCAGCTTTGATCCTCAATACGGAAACTACGACGGTGGTGTTGTAACTGTCATTACAAAGTCAGGTGCGGACAGTTTCCACGGAGATGCCTTTGAGTATTTTCGGAATACAGCGCTCGACGCCCGCGGGTACTTTGATCCTGTTCGATCAGCGTTCAATCAAAATCAGTTTGGTGGCACCATTGGGGGGCCAATCAAGCGCGACCATATCTTCTTCTTTGTCGACTATCAAGGAACGCGCACAACCCAGGGCATCTCGACGGGAAACATTACTGTCCCTACGCTGGCGGAGCGCAGTGGAGACTTCTCCGAAGACGCAAGTTCATTCTTGACAAGTTTTACGACATCCGCAGGGCACACCGTAAATGTTCCAACAACTGTTGGCGGTCCCTACTTCGCTTCCCAGGTGCTAACGCCAGCCCTTGGGTATTCAGTCACAGCTAACGAACCGTACTACTTTGCACAAGGCGAAGCGCGCTCCGACGATCCATCATCAGTCTACGCAAGCAACTGTACCTCAACGACACAATGTGTCTTTCCCAATCTGGTTATCCCCCCGACAGCGTGGGCCGCGCCCGCAAGGAATCTTCTCCAGTACATTCCTTCTCCGAACGTAAGTGCTAGCCAATTCTCAACATCGTCTTACTCGCAAACGGTTCGAGACGACAAGGGCTCGGTTCGCATCGATGCAAATACGCGCGCGGGCCAACTGAGTGGGTATTACTTTGTGGATGACTACACGCTCGATAACCCGTATCCGGGCTCGGTTGCAGGCGCAAGCATCCCCGGCTTTGACGCGTTGTATCTTGGGCGCGCTCAACTCTTCGCTTTGTCCGACACGAAGATTCTGGGAATAAATACAGTTGACGAGTCACATATTGGTTACCTACGCAACGCCAACGTCATAGGGCAGCCGCATGGTGGTCTCGGCGTAAGCCTTGCGTCGCAGGGGTTTTCATCTGGAGCCGACGGAATCTATGTGCAGGCTCCTGAATTTGAAGGAGTCGAGAACATTACGTTCCCCTCCTTCGTTATGGGCGTTCCCATTACAAACCTCACTCAGGTCAATAATTCGTTTTATGCAAGCAGCAATCTCACGCGATCGGTTGGTTCGCACACGTTGAACTTTGGGGCCCAGTTTCATATGGACCAGGTGAACGAGCATCCTAATGCCACCTTCAACGGCACGTTCAATATTGATGGCACGGAAACCGGCTCACCCTACGCGGATTTTCTTCTCGGGGTCGCTAGCAACTTTACGCAATCGTCCGGTCAGCCTTTTTATCTCAGGAACCGTTATCTGGGAGCGTACGTGCAGGACAACTGGCGTGCAACCAGCGATCTCACCATGAACGTCGGGCTGCGGTGGGATGTCGTGATGCCATGGTGGGAAAAGTACAATCAATTGCAAACGTGGGTCGCCGGCTCTCAGTCCACCCTTTATCCGGGTGCGCCGGAGGGATTGGTTGTTGCAGGCGATCCTGGTATAGCTCGTACCATCGCGCCGACGCGCTGGAATAATGTTGCTCCACGACTCGGCTTCGCTTGGTCTCCAACCTTCGACAATGGGGTTGGCAGGGCACTCCTTGGCGCACGAGATAAAAGTAGTTTTCGCGTCAGCTATGGGCTGTTCTATACCGCCTTTCCTGGGCTGGCGGCAGGAATCATGTATTCCGTACCGCCCTTTGGATACAACTATCTCAGTCCCGGCCCTCCACTGCTGGCGGCTCCGTTCATTACTGCAGCGACGGGATACAACAACGGACAACGCTTTCCGTTCGATTTTCCGTCGCACCATGTTTCGGCCATGCATCCAGGCACTAACGTCAATTGGAGCAATTTTCTTCCGCTCTCTGCCGATCCCTTCTTTGACCGTCGCAATCGTGCGGCCTATCTCAGCAACTATATGTTCTCGTTTCAACGGCAGTTTTGGGATGATCTCCTGTGGACAGTGAGTTATGTAGGTAATCAGGGACATCGTGAACTCGCGCTCGTCTCTGCCAATCCCGGCAATGCCTCTCTTTGCCTCAGTTTAGCGAGTGACGGCTGCGGGCCTTTTGGGGAGGATGCGAACTACGCGAGCGTAAACGGCACGGCGATCTATGGTACGCGAGTCGGACAGAACGATGGCACAATGCTTGGACAAGGAGAAAACTATGGCGAAAATACCGCAGATAGTTCCATCGCCAACTCTAACTACAACGCACTGCAGACAACTCTACGCTACGAGCAACATGGATCTCAGTTCTTACTGAGCTATGCGTACGCAAAGTCGATTGATCAAGGCTCAAACCTTGGGGAGCAGCTGAATCCGCTTGATGCACGTCAAAGCCGTGCCCTTTCTGCGTGGGATATGAAGCACGACTTTGTTGCGAGCTTTTCGCTGAGGCTGCCCCCGCGTCCGGAGGGAAGACGTTGGCATGACTTTGTTTGGGGTTGGAGCCTCTCTGGAGCAGTCCGGTTGGCCACGGGATTGCCGGTGACGCTCTACGATAACTCCGACAACTCCTTGCTCGGAACGCTCGGTAATGGAGCGAATAATTACCTGCTCGACACCCCGGAGTACAGGCATGGACCGCTTGGTGTGAATACGAATGGCCGCAATGGAAAGGCCGCCTTCAACACCACGCTCTTTTCTGAAGAGTCCTTTGGTGAATTGGGGAATGCGAAACGCAGGATATTCCATGGGCCCGGTATTGAAAATGTAGACCTGGCGCTGCATGACCAACTTCCTCTGCGCGACGGAGGCGTGATCGAGCTCCGACTGGAAAGTTTTAATGCATTCAACCACGCTCAGTTCGATGGCCCGGCCTCTGTCGATGGTCAGATAGAAGATCCGGGCTTTGGGCATATTGTGAGTGCGGTAGCTCCACGCCTGATTCAGATTGCGGCAAAGTACACCTTCTAG
- a CDS encoding DUF6152 family protein gives MKTRSALALVLAVSAIAAVPAYAHHSFAAEFDGNKPTRLVGKITRVEWTNPHSYFYVDVTDAKGVTSNWGCEGAGPGALSRRGWKKGDLKIGDTIVVDGYRAKDGSHLVDARRVTLPDGRSVYGGSPGDGGPGDDGTDKGALPGAGKKS, from the coding sequence ATGAAGACCAGAAGTGCGCTTGCCCTCGTGCTGGCAGTCTCCGCTATAGCAGCGGTGCCTGCATACGCCCACCACTCTTTTGCCGCGGAGTTCGACGGCAACAAGCCGACACGCCTCGTCGGCAAGATTACCCGCGTGGAGTGGACCAATCCACACTCTTACTTTTACGTCGACGTAACCGACGCCAAGGGCGTTACCTCCAACTGGGGTTGCGAAGGCGCCGGCCCGGGCGCGCTCAGCCGCCGCGGATGGAAGAAAGGCGACCTTAAGATCGGCGACACCATCGTTGTAGATGGCTATCGTGCCAAGGACGGCTCTCATCTCGTCGATGCTCGACGCGTTACCCTGCCGGATGGTCGCTCGGTCTACGGGGGGAGCCCTGGCGATGGAGGCCCTGGTGACGATGGCACAGACAAGGGCGCTCTTCCCGGCGCTGGTAAAAAGAGCTAA
- a CDS encoding c-type cytochrome has product MNFRYMGAVVVAGLVLVAAASTAQQEPPAKSTTAVHHAPTNLKVLPKDISSEELHARMRQYVSEVGVPCGYCHAENPQTGKLDFASDDNPVKETARFMIKMTDDINTKYLAQLGDRRYSPAFTCGSCHQGQPEPPTFVPKASTPKDSVAKP; this is encoded by the coding sequence ATGAATTTTCGATATATGGGAGCAGTTGTCGTCGCAGGCTTAGTGCTTGTTGCAGCTGCGAGTACTGCACAGCAAGAGCCGCCCGCGAAGAGCACGACGGCGGTACATCATGCACCAACGAATCTGAAAGTGCTTCCGAAAGACATCTCAAGCGAAGAACTGCATGCGCGGATGCGCCAATACGTCAGTGAGGTCGGCGTGCCGTGCGGATACTGTCATGCAGAAAACCCGCAAACGGGCAAGCTGGACTTTGCCTCTGACGATAACCCCGTGAAAGAAACGGCGCGATTCATGATCAAAATGACGGATGACATCAACACCAAGTACCTTGCACAGCTCGGAGACCGCCGTTATTCTCCGGCATTTACCTGCGGCTCTTGCCATCAAGGCCAACCAGAACCACCGACTTTTGTCCCGAAGGCTTCCACGCCGAAAGACAGTGTGGCGAAGCCCTGA
- a CDS encoding CHRD domain-containing protein: MKQLTRIICTAVMTPMFALASVAAHAATIHFKADLQASSEVPAKNSTGTGALTASLDTDTNELTYHIEFRDLTGPVLAAHFHGPAAPGTNAKPQVAIKVKPIVSPIEGKVTLTPEQAKDLEGGQWYFNLHTSANPSGEIRGQILKTE, encoded by the coding sequence ATGAAACAACTAACGAGAATCATCTGCACTGCGGTAATGACACCCATGTTTGCTCTTGCCAGCGTAGCCGCACACGCGGCGACGATTCACTTCAAAGCCGATCTACAGGCATCTTCTGAGGTTCCGGCGAAGAACAGCACGGGTACTGGCGCTCTCACCGCATCGCTGGATACGGATACGAACGAGCTTACGTATCACATAGAGTTCCGTGATCTAACTGGTCCAGTGCTGGCAGCCCATTTTCATGGTCCCGCTGCGCCGGGAACGAATGCCAAACCCCAGGTAGCTATCAAAGTGAAGCCGATCGTCAGCCCGATCGAAGGCAAGGTAACCCTCACTCCGGAGCAAGCGAAGGATCTGGAAGGCGGCCAGTGGTACTTCAACCTGCACACTTCAGCGAATCCGAGCGGTGAAATTCGTGGGCAGATCCTCAAAACTGAATGA
- a CDS encoding PLP-dependent transferase, whose protein sequence is MVHWRATRAESLGSVETLVTNPTRAPHCDIPVEIREWLGVSDHLIRLSVGLEALWDLIHDFEQAFSVIFGAAT, encoded by the coding sequence GTGGTTCATTGGCGCGCTACCCGTGCTGAAAGCCTTGGAAGCGTCGAGACGCTGGTTACAAATCCAACTAGAGCGCCACACTGCGATATCCCTGTCGAGATACGGGAATGGCTAGGAGTATCCGATCACCTGATACGGCTATCTGTAGGTCTTGAAGCTCTATGGGACTTGATCCATGATTTTGAACAGGCATTTTCAGTGATATTCGGCGCTGCTACTTAA
- a CDS encoding carboxypeptidase-like regulatory domain-containing protein, with product MKYARLYRFISGLPILLLLSVFSAAPIKAQTNYGSVRGLVSDSQNAAVAGAKVTLTADRTHVSRTEVTNGSGIYFFGAVDPGSYSVSVEESGFKTGHEIGLITELGVTKTLDFKLAVGSAEQTVDVSASTEELINNASASNGQLYDERKLQDLPNLGRNPFIMDKLDSNVIPTGNPQQARAEDQNMTSSVSIAGAPIGTNGYVVDGIPTSTSAGIVTFIPSLEAVSEVKVQANTYDAEAGRVGGGLYNATLKSGNDQLHGVLYGETRQTPWSANSFYSNLSHAPRPGQATYLYSGALGGPLPLDKIPGFSGVPLVGGKYYFWITEDGYRQQQPYAASSTAVYVPTAAERLGDFTQSDNPGPTEPTLYDPTQPFVEGKRTAVITGMKNGIPTPNYIPGSDVSINPIGQFIANSYPLPNVALASSQAYGTGNRALPQDSLKTRSDMYSGKLDHQFNSRWSAAASYVHLATQEPSGSVLHVKAEGIGVLTRYNDATAINNTILLSPTTVLNVAYGFNRYYSTSPQYSNGFDQTNGFGGTGFSQGFVSRLQSATFPTITPSGVASLGGANSGPTINYSRNFVISVSKTIGRHNVKAGYVYRGLRDYTQSFSGGNGAYNFNGQYTSINGASASTTSGNSIADLLLGAVSSASVTINAPYTLQLANYSAFYGQDDFRLNNALTVNLGLRLEVEPGQSEANNRFIVGFNKTIQNPLSTSGTPLLGGVEFAGTNGYSTKCCQYGAAKYSPRLGLAYSLDKKTVLRAGFGLFYAPVALTNYSPGYSQTTTYSTSNLTAATPASNFGTGAYLSNPFPGGLLAPSGNSLGYLTGVGGSITGIDSSRRYPLVQQYSVDLQRELPGHIALKVGYVGAHTRNFENTVNINQLPNRVLFAATGTSLATPVANPFHATTVGGYPATGLVSQTTLSAAQLQLPFPEFSSVTLSESNGYSRYNALAVKVQRSFRNGLTVLGTYTWSSNWDNIYSSVSAPATSDNLNATAGPQDNTNPKAEYARAADDVPNRATLVITYDLPFGRGRAYLSGINRWANAFLGGWQFNDETIVENGGPLSITQTDLNSASQYGTTGVGGAVQRPNLVPGVPIAKSGRPQGRLGPQQNGTQTYFNTAAFTVAPAYTYGNAPRTLPVYGPGYDDSDLSINKSFHISQRADFQFRAEALNAFNTPEFAAPVTVLPVNTGSQTAVQGSTFGQITSQINYARIIQLGGRFSF from the coding sequence ATGAAGTACGCACGTTTGTATCGATTTATATCCGGCCTACCCATCCTTTTGCTATTGTCGGTATTCAGTGCCGCCCCCATCAAAGCCCAGACAAACTATGGAAGTGTTCGTGGTCTTGTTTCCGACTCTCAAAATGCCGCAGTAGCTGGCGCGAAGGTGACTCTTACCGCCGACCGCACCCATGTGAGCCGAACAGAAGTGACCAATGGTTCCGGAATTTATTTCTTCGGCGCCGTCGATCCAGGCTCCTACTCAGTCAGCGTCGAAGAGTCCGGGTTCAAGACAGGGCACGAAATCGGTCTCATCACAGAACTCGGTGTAACGAAGACCCTCGACTTCAAGCTAGCCGTTGGGAGTGCTGAACAAACCGTAGACGTGAGCGCAAGCACAGAAGAACTGATCAACAATGCCAGCGCCAGTAACGGTCAGCTCTACGATGAGCGGAAGCTTCAGGACCTACCGAATCTGGGCCGGAATCCATTCATCATGGACAAGCTGGACAGCAACGTCATACCTACCGGTAATCCTCAACAGGCGCGGGCCGAGGACCAGAATATGACGTCTTCGGTCTCGATTGCCGGTGCCCCCATCGGCACCAACGGCTATGTGGTGGATGGAATTCCTACCTCAACGTCGGCAGGCATTGTGACTTTTATCCCCTCGCTGGAAGCGGTTTCAGAGGTCAAGGTCCAAGCCAACACCTACGACGCTGAAGCTGGGCGCGTCGGTGGCGGGCTTTACAACGCAACCCTGAAATCTGGCAACGATCAACTGCACGGTGTGCTCTATGGCGAAACGAGGCAGACACCTTGGAGTGCCAACAGCTTCTACAGCAATCTCAGCCATGCGCCTCGTCCTGGCCAGGCGACCTATCTCTATTCGGGTGCACTCGGCGGTCCACTTCCACTTGACAAGATTCCGGGCTTCAGCGGCGTGCCACTAGTGGGAGGGAAGTACTACTTTTGGATCACGGAGGATGGATATCGACAACAGCAGCCTTATGCTGCCAGCAGCACAGCCGTGTATGTTCCAACAGCCGCGGAACGCCTGGGCGACTTCACGCAATCTGACAATCCCGGCCCAACTGAACCTACGCTCTATGACCCCACCCAACCCTTCGTCGAAGGGAAACGTACGGCAGTCATCACCGGTATGAAAAATGGCATCCCAACGCCAAACTACATCCCGGGGAGCGATGTAAGCATCAACCCGATCGGACAGTTTATTGCGAACTCCTATCCCTTACCTAATGTGGCTCTGGCATCGTCGCAGGCGTACGGTACAGGGAACCGCGCACTTCCTCAGGACTCCCTTAAGACACGGTCTGATATGTATAGCGGGAAGCTTGACCATCAGTTCAACAGCCGGTGGTCGGCTGCAGCCTCCTATGTGCATTTGGCGACGCAAGAACCCAGCGGAAGTGTGCTACATGTGAAGGCAGAAGGCATTGGCGTACTTACACGCTATAACGATGCAACCGCCATCAACAATACGATCCTGCTTTCACCAACGACGGTTCTGAACGTCGCATATGGGTTCAACCGCTATTACAGCACTTCTCCGCAGTACAGTAACGGGTTCGATCAGACAAATGGCTTTGGAGGAACCGGCTTCTCTCAAGGCTTCGTGAGCCGACTCCAATCCGCCACATTCCCCACCATCACGCCAAGCGGCGTCGCCAGTCTTGGCGGTGCCAACAGTGGCCCGACTATTAACTACTCGCGCAACTTCGTGATTAGCGTATCGAAAACCATCGGCAGGCACAATGTAAAGGCTGGATACGTCTACCGCGGACTGCGTGATTACACGCAGAGTTTTTCCGGTGGAAATGGAGCCTATAACTTCAATGGCCAGTACACCTCTATCAACGGCGCCAGCGCGTCCACAACGAGCGGCAACTCGATAGCCGACCTGCTGCTCGGCGCTGTCTCAAGTGCATCCGTCACGATCAATGCGCCCTATACATTGCAGCTTGCCAACTACAGCGCCTTCTATGGACAGGATGACTTTCGTCTGAACAATGCCCTTACAGTGAATCTCGGTCTGCGGCTGGAAGTCGAACCAGGGCAGAGCGAGGCGAACAACCGATTCATCGTCGGCTTCAATAAGACTATCCAAAATCCGCTATCCACCAGTGGGACGCCCTTGTTGGGCGGTGTTGAGTTCGCGGGGACGAACGGGTATTCAACGAAGTGCTGCCAATATGGAGCCGCAAAGTATTCACCCCGGCTTGGCCTTGCATACTCGCTGGATAAGAAAACCGTACTGCGTGCCGGCTTCGGTCTGTTCTACGCTCCGGTTGCGCTCACAAACTATTCTCCCGGATATAGCCAGACGACAACGTACAGCACATCGAACCTTACGGCAGCCACTCCTGCAAGCAACTTCGGCACGGGCGCATATCTCTCCAACCCCTTCCCTGGCGGGCTGCTGGCACCGAGTGGTAACTCGCTGGGATATCTCACGGGTGTAGGCGGCTCGATCACCGGCATTGATTCCAGCCGCCGATATCCCCTAGTGCAGCAGTATTCGGTTGATCTTCAAAGAGAACTCCCCGGCCATATTGCCCTGAAAGTAGGTTATGTAGGAGCACACACGCGGAACTTCGAAAATACGGTAAATATCAACCAATTGCCAAACAGGGTTTTATTTGCGGCAACTGGCACTTCGTTGGCAACTCCAGTCGCAAACCCATTTCATGCAACAACTGTGGGGGGATACCCCGCCACTGGGCTTGTATCGCAGACGACTTTGTCAGCGGCTCAGCTGCAACTTCCCTTCCCTGAGTTCTCTTCGGTCACTCTTTCCGAGAGCAATGGCTACTCGCGCTACAACGCTCTCGCGGTTAAGGTCCAGCGTAGCTTCCGCAATGGGCTGACCGTGCTTGGGACCTACACCTGGTCGTCAAACTGGGACAACATCTACTCCTCCGTGTCGGCGCCCGCGACCAGCGACAACCTAAACGCCACAGCGGGCCCTCAAGACAACACCAATCCCAAGGCTGAATATGCGCGTGCCGCAGATGATGTGCCGAACCGGGCCACGCTCGTGATTACTTACGATCTGCCATTTGGACGTGGAAGGGCCTACTTGAGTGGTATCAACCGCTGGGCCAATGCCTTCCTTGGTGGGTGGCAATTCAACGATGAAACAATTGTTGAAAATGGCGGACCACTTTCCATTACCCAGACCGACCTCAACAGTGCCAGTCAATACGGCACCACGGGAGTTGGCGGTGCTGTACAGCGGCCGAATCTGGTTCCGGGTGTTCCGATCGCGAAATCTGGAAGACCGCAGGGCAGGCTTGGGCCGCAGCAGAACGGCACTCAAACATACTTCAACACGGCTGCCTTCACAGTAGCGCCGGCTTATACCTACGGGAATGCTCCGCGCACGTTGCCGGTGTATGGTCCGGGTTACGACGACTCTGATCTATCCATCAACAAGAGCTTCCATATTAGCCAAAGGGCTGACTTCCAATTTCGGGCCGAGGCCCTGAATGCATTCAATACACCCGAGTTTGCTGCCCCAGTGACGGTCTTGCCGGTAAATACAGGCAGTCAAACAGCGGTTCAAGGATCGACGTTCGGCCAAATCACTTCGCAGATCAATTACGCGCGGATCATTCAGCTCGGCGGCAGGTTCAGCTTCTGA
- a CDS encoding protein-disulfide reductase DsbD domain-containing protein, giving the protein MSTNSAAHPGQHSSLEITAVIQDGWHVYALTQVAGGPMPLRIGIGHNPTVELDGKITGSTPSKQHDPSFDLETQTYSHGFTVTAPLKVKRDAPAGNASVPVSIRFQACSDRTCLPPRTVQISVPLEVAAAK; this is encoded by the coding sequence TTGAGCACCAACTCTGCTGCGCATCCAGGACAGCACTCATCGCTCGAAATTACGGCGGTCATTCAAGATGGATGGCATGTCTACGCGCTGACGCAGGTCGCTGGCGGCCCGATGCCATTGCGCATCGGCATCGGCCACAATCCTACCGTGGAGCTAGACGGCAAGATCACCGGAAGCACCCCTTCGAAGCAGCACGATCCCAGCTTTGATCTCGAGACCCAGACATATAGCCATGGCTTCACTGTGACAGCTCCGCTGAAGGTAAAGCGAGATGCTCCCGCTGGTAACGCGAGTGTGCCGGTATCGATCCGCTTTCAAGCTTGCAGCGACCGCACTTGCCTTCCCCCGCGGACGGTTCAGATATCTGTGCCGCTCGAGGTCGCGGCAGCGAAGTAG
- a CDS encoding TlpA disulfide reductase family protein, protein MRATSKSISFVAVLALFAPALVAAHGQDSKASIDGRWDASLVNHGTVIPFRLDISGSGPSLKGTFYNGFQPYDGTTSATYNEGKLVLNIEHYLTTITATLQDGQLVGEVSSQSRASTSNYTFQASRHVESKVSAKDVPSIAGSWIIPLDAPSSKGEKAFRFIVEQHGAEVAASILRVDGDTGAYSGTYKDGKWVLSHFDGSRPGVIQVSLKSDGTLEVLQNNGRPRNAAPDAPTAGSNAAAYQPASAPAGDKQYAEPVDSRYASTLIAYRSDIAIAKGLPQPENYDTHTTVRDPNQKFTFDFPDVNGKLVSNDDPRFKGKVVLAIVTGTWCPNCHDEAQYLVQLDKKYRDKGLAIVALDFEEPEQQGSLEREKAFVKQYGVKYTYLIAGAPSEMWEKVPELVNLNTWPATVFIGRDGLVKGVHSGFASPASGKFNQQLKDEFTARIEQLLAERPTNQLAEESSAPDVGQQ, encoded by the coding sequence GTGAGAGCAACTTCGAAAAGCATAAGTTTTGTTGCGGTACTCGCCTTGTTCGCGCCAGCATTGGTGGCGGCGCATGGTCAGGACTCTAAAGCCTCAATCGATGGCCGCTGGGATGCAAGTCTCGTTAACCATGGGACGGTCATTCCGTTCCGTCTGGACATTTCAGGATCAGGCCCTTCGCTCAAAGGCACATTCTACAACGGCTTTCAGCCATATGATGGGACGACAAGCGCCACTTACAACGAAGGCAAACTGGTTCTCAACATCGAACACTATCTCACCACCATTACAGCTACACTGCAGGATGGGCAGCTTGTCGGTGAAGTAAGCAGCCAGTCTCGTGCCTCTACATCGAACTACACCTTCCAGGCCAGCCGTCACGTCGAATCGAAGGTCTCGGCCAAGGACGTGCCGTCCATCGCTGGATCTTGGATCATTCCTTTGGATGCCCCCAGCTCGAAAGGCGAAAAGGCGTTTCGCTTCATCGTAGAGCAGCACGGTGCCGAGGTTGCTGCGAGCATACTTCGAGTGGATGGGGATACGGGTGCCTACAGCGGAACCTACAAGGATGGTAAGTGGGTGCTGAGTCACTTTGACGGTTCCAGGCCCGGTGTTATCCAAGTGTCACTCAAGAGTGATGGCACGTTGGAGGTCTTGCAGAACAATGGTCGCCCGCGCAACGCTGCTCCCGACGCACCGACGGCTGGCTCCAATGCTGCGGCCTATCAGCCGGCAAGTGCTCCGGCCGGAGACAAGCAGTACGCGGAACCGGTCGATAGCCGCTACGCCTCGACATTGATCGCTTACAGAAGTGACATCGCCATAGCGAAGGGTTTACCACAACCCGAAAACTATGACACGCACACGACGGTTCGCGATCCGAATCAGAAGTTTACTTTCGACTTTCCTGACGTCAATGGGAAGCTTGTTTCCAATGACGATCCGCGCTTCAAGGGCAAGGTGGTCCTGGCTATCGTAACTGGTACCTGGTGCCCGAACTGCCACGACGAAGCTCAATACCTTGTGCAGCTAGACAAGAAGTATCGGGATAAGGGATTGGCCATCGTCGCACTCGACTTCGAAGAGCCTGAACAGCAGGGTTCTTTGGAGCGCGAAAAGGCATTCGTCAAGCAGTATGGCGTCAAGTACACCTACCTGATCGCGGGCGCGCCGTCCGAGATGTGGGAGAAAGTGCCCGAGTTGGTCAATCTCAACACCTGGCCTGCAACCGTTTTTATCGGCCGTGACGGTCTGGTGAAGGGAGTTCACTCGGGCTTCGCCTCGCCTGCCAGCGGGAAGTTCAATCAGCAACTCAAAGACGAGTTCACTGCGAGGATTGAACAGCTCCTGGCCGAAAGGCCAACGAATCAACTCGCAGAGGAGTCGTCAGCACCCGATGTTGGTCAGCAGTAG